From a region of the Syngnathus typhle isolate RoL2023-S1 ecotype Sweden linkage group LG12, RoL_Styp_1.0, whole genome shotgun sequence genome:
- the ppp1r3b gene encoding protein phosphatase 1 regulatory subunit 3B has translation MPTDMALPLILSQEDRSSPRDQSPASRKKRVTFADHQGLPLTSVKVFSQFKDAIYIPASVFVAPPADRHDDDDDELVLDFAQPASDYVLFRQSVDRKCVCLERCVLRERTLAGTVKVKNLSFEKRVRLRVTFDSWASHSDVECAYVRDSYQSASADTFSFSLSLQLLAPRRHVEFAICYRVAGAEYWDSNHGRNYRILWAKDKQRRDGGRRFGTGLDAFGSLTCGRGILPEWPSYASYENVAPYY, from the coding sequence ATGCCGACGGACATGGCGCTGCCCCTCATCCTGTCCCAGGAGGACCGGAGCAGTCCCCGAGACcagagccccgcctccagaAAGAAGCGGGTGACCTTTGCGGACCACCAAGGCCTGCCCCTCACCAGCGTCAAGGTCTTCTCCCAGTTCAAGGACGCCATCTATATTCCCGCCAGCGTCTTCGTTGCGCCGCCGGCCGACCGgcatgacgacgacgacgacgagctgGTCCTGGACTTCGCCCAGCCGGCGTCCGACTACGTGCTGTTCCGCCAGAGTGTGGACAGGAAGTGTGTGTGCCTGGAGAGGTGCGTGCTGAGGGAGCGGACCCTGGCGGGCACGGTCAAGGTCAAGAACTTGTCCTTTGAGAAACGCGTGCGGCTGCGCGTCACTTTTGACTCGTGGGCGAGCCACTCGGACGTGGAGTGCGCCTACGTCCGGGATTCGTACCAAAGCGCCTCCGCTGACACCTTCTCCTTCAGCTTGAGCCTGCAGCTGCTGGCGCCCCGGCGCCACGTGGAGTTCGCCATCTGCTACCGGGTGGCTGGCGCAGAGTACTGGGACAGCAACCACGGGCGCAACTACCGCATCCTCTGGGCCAAGGATAAGCAGCGGCGGGACGGCGGGCGCCGCTTTGGCACGGGCTTGGACGCCTTCGGCAGCCTCACCTGTGGACGGGGGATCCTTCCCGAGTGGCCCAGCTACGCCAGCTACGAGAACGTGGCCCCCTACTACTGA
- the rpl17 gene encoding 60S ribosomal protein L17: protein MVRYSLDPENPTKSCKSRGSNLRVHFKNTRETAQAIKGMHIRKANKYLRDVVVKHQCVPFRRYNGGVGRCAQAKQFGWTQGRWPKKSAEFLLHMLKNAESNAELKGLDVDSLVIEHIQVNKAPKMRRRTYRAHGRINPYMSSPCHIEMILTEKEQIVPKPEEEVAQKKKVSQKKLKKQKLMSRE from the exons ATGGTCCGCTACTCCTTGGACCCCGAGAACCCCACAAAGT CATGCAAGTCGAGAGGCTCCAACCTGCGGGTCCACTTCAAG AACACGCGTGAGACCGCCCAGGCCATCAAAGGCATGCACATCCGCAAGGCCAACAAGTACCTGCGGGACGTGGTGGTCAAGCATCAGTGCGTCCCCTTCCGACGCTATAACGGCGGCGTGGGCCGCTGCGCTCAG GCCAAGCAATTCGGCTGGACGCAAGGCCGATGGCCCAAGAAGAGCGCCGAGTTCCTGCTGCACATGCTGAAGAACGCAGAGAGCAACGCTGAGCTCAAG GGTCTGGACGTGGACTCGCTGGTGATCGAGCACATCCAGGTGAACAAAGCGCCCAAGATGCGGCGGCGCACGTACCGCGCCCACGGCCGCATCAACCCCTACATGAGCTCGCCGTGCCACATCGAGATGATCCTCACCGAGAAGGAACAGATCGTCCCCAAGCCCGAGGAGGAGGTGGCGCAAAAGAAGAAG GTGTCCCAGAAGAAGCTGAAGAAGCAGAAGTTGATGTCACGCGAGTAG
- the mfhas1 gene encoding malignant fibrous histiocytoma-amplified sequence 1, with protein sequence MKTPNETNKQRGEEAEQTPSPLESNVKAAQLWRDAALRSRKLRNDLRQLPPEPKDAAAATADLAADLAHVEALNLGNSLLQELPEGLASSLGNLRVLVLRRNRFSSVPCAVFELRQLVELDLSHNRLQAVAEGLCRLSRLKKLSVSHNSIQRLPERMAALERLEELDVSFNQLCDMPASLRGLARLRTLDVDHNKLSRFPPEILTLGDLEELDCSGNQFEALPEDVVKLKSIKILWLSSLRLKSLPHTLCHLQNLESLMLDGNRLTTLPHAFGGLRTLRMVNLSSNQLTDFPGALLDILGLEELYLSRNKLTRVPEEIGRLQNLVNLWLDNNDIAYLPASLVDLVDLEELVLQGNQIAVLPDHFGRLSKVNIWKVKDNPLVRPPYEVCMKGIPHIAAYQRDAARSQVQARPRLKVVLVGRKDAGKTRLRRCLLNESQRESRLLGETQRETRRGTQRESQRDSQHESQRESQLSQSQRECQLSQSQRECQLSQSQRECQLSRSQRESQLSQSQRESQLSQSQRESQLSQSLLLSDSESQLSDSEGVHASQGIQVSTWAAEGGPAFLVYDLSGKPELDPLKAFFLSPSALYILVVNLQAYSPCSFYSHVGYFLHLLGAKVPQAVVLLVGTHADLCGEAELEEKKLDVHRQVGLQQRRDIQVLAGSALKVEQALQQGYAARASCPHSPFYAVSDSNLRRKKAGLRALLDRRLQILSPLLSVSCGAPGGEQTDIWRLCRKLTSVARHPDIFPELYRPPPGSWRTLEELLRRSPQFWLTRRDSARLGQQAGLTGEERLQSALSYLHRSGALLHLEDSPALKDYVFHKPPRLLAILNVFFQRDGTGTAAAAGTRPPDEDGEKLQRHLDAFRSHGLLPSSAIPWLLRPLVQTQRDVDAVLELLDKMGVCYCVNKARGGKPPKGTTELWYKFPGYVHRGDGSPESPPRGAFGTEPGGGSPESPTRGAFETEAGGGSPESPPPGAFETEAGGGSTESPPRGAFETKLGGGSSEPDGGQAPPGPPFAAERLQIRYSFPFLLPPGIFARLAARIDRHVVRRWDGRRCVLAYRGKVPVVISHRPAPPQAHTLSISSRAALPNMWTAWQAVTPLLRELDALLEDWPGLHYHKHILCAKCLRRGSASPHAFPGELLSQRRPEGVSELTCPKNSSERVNVALVYPPAPTDIGPE encoded by the exons ATGAAGACTCCGAATGAAACAAACAAGCAGCGGGGGGAGGAGGCGGAGCAGACGCCGAGCCCTCTGGAGAGCAATGTGAAGGCAGCCCAGCTGTGGCGGGACGCCGCCCTCCGCTCCAGGAAGCTGCGCAACGATCTGCGCCAGCTGCCCCCCGAGCCCAAAGACGCGGCGGCGGCCACCGCCGACTTGGCCGCCGACTTGGCCCACGTGGAGGCCCTGAACCTGGGAAACAGCCTCCTGCAGGAGCTGCCCGAAGGCCTGGCGTCCAGTCTCGGCAACCTGCGCGTGCTGGTGCTGCGCAGGAACCGCTTCTCCAGCGTGCCGTGCGCCGTCTTCGAGCTGAGGCAGCTGGTGGAGTTGGACCTGAGCCACAACCGGCTCCAGGCCGTGGCCGAGGGCCTGTGCCGGCTGAGCCGGCTGAAGAAACTGAGCGTAAGTCACAATAGCATTCAGCGGCTCCCTGAGCGCATGGCCGCCTTGGAGCGTCTGGAGGAACTGGACGTCAGCTTCAACCAGCTCTGCGACATGCCGGCGTCCTTGCGCGGCCTGGCCCGGCTGCGCACGCTGGACGTAGACCACAACAAACTCAGCAGGTTCCCTCCCGAGATCCTGACGCTGGGCGACTTGGAGGAACTGGACTGCTCGGGGAACCAGTTTGAAGCTTTGCCAGAGGACGTGGTGAAGCTGAAGAGCATCAAGATCTTGTGGCTGAGCAGCCTCCGCTTGAAGTCCTTGCCCCACACGCTCTGCCATCTGCAGAACCTGGAGAGCCTGATGTTGGACGGGAACCGCCTGACCACGCTCCCGCACGCCTTTGGCGGCCTGCGAACGCTCCGAATGGTCAACTTGTCCTCCAACCAGCTCACTGACTTCCCTGGGGCTCTTCTGGACATTCTGGGGCTGGAAGAACTCTACCTGAGCAGGAACAAACTGACTCGGGTGCCCGAGGAAATCGGGCGCTTGCAGAACCTGGTCAACCTTTGGCTGGACAACAACGACATCGCCTACCTGCCGGCCTCATTGGTGGACTTGGTGGACCTGGAGGAGCTGGTTCTCCAGGGCAACCAAATTGCCGTCCTTCCTGACCACTTTGGCAGGCTGTCCAAGGTGAACATCTGGAAGGTGAAGGACAACCCGCTGGTGCGGCCTCCGTACGAGGTGTGCATGAAGGGGATCCCGCACATCGCCGCGTACCAGCGGGACGCGGCGCGCTCACAGGTGCAAGCCAGGCCCAGACTCAAAGTGGTCCTGGTGGGACGGAAGGATGCCGGGAAGACGCGACTGCGCCGGTGCCTGCTCAACGAGAGCCAACGCGAGAGCCGGCTGCTCGGCGAGACCCAACGCGAGACCCGACGCGGGACCCAACGCGAGAGCCAACGCGATAGCCAACACGAGAGCCAACGCGAGAGCCAGCTCAGCCAGAGCCAACGCGAGTGCCAGCTCAGCCAGAGCCAACGCGAGTGCCAGCTCAGCCAGAGCCAACGCGAGTGCCAGCTCAGCCGGAGCCAACGCGAGAGCCAGCTCAGCCAGAGCCAACGCGAGAGCCAGCTCAGCCAGAGCCAACGCGAGAGCCAGCTCAGCCAGAGCCTGCTCCTCAGCGACAGTGAGAGCCAGCTCAGCGACAGCGAAGGCGTCCACGCCAGCCAGGGGATCCAAGTCAGCACCTGGGCGGCCGAGGGCGGCCCGGCCTTCCTTGTCTACGACTTGTCGGGAAAGCCCGAGCTGGACCCGCTCAAGGCCTTCTTCTTGTCCCCCTCTGCGCTCTACATCCTGGTGGTCAACCTGCAGGCTTACTCTCCGTGCAGCTTCTACAGCCACGTGGGCTACTTCCTGCACCTGCTGGGCGCCAAGGTGCCCCAAGCCGTGGTGCTGCTGGTGGGCACGCACGCCGACCTGTGCGGGGAGGCCGAGCTGGAGGAAAAGAAGCTGGACGTCCATCGGCAGGTGGGCCTGCAGCAGAGGAGGGACATCCAGGTCCTGGCCGGCTCAGCACTCAAGGTGGAGCAGGCCTTGCAGCAAGGCTACGCCGCGCGCGCCTCCTGTCCGCACAGCCCCTTCTACGCCGTCTCCGACAGCAACCTGCGGCGGAAGAAGGCTGGCCTGCGCGCGCTTCTGGACCGGCGCCTGCAGATTCTCTCCCCCTTGCTGAGCGTCAGCTGCGGCGCGCCTGGCGGCGAGCAGACTGACATCTGGCGCCTCTGCCGCAAACTGACCTCCGTGGCCCGCCACCCCGACATCTTCCCCGAGCTCTACCGGCCGCCGCCCGGGTCCTGGCGGACACTGGAGGAGCTGCTCCGCCGGTCCCCCCAGTTTTGGCTGACCCGCCGCGACTCGGCGCGTCTGGGCCAGCAGGCCGGGCTGACGGGGGAGGAGCGCCTGCAAAGCGCCTTGTCCTACCTGCACCGCAGCGGGGCGCTGCTGCACTTGGAGGACAGCCCCGCCCTGAAGGACTACGTTTTTCACAAGCCACCGCGCCTCCTCGCCATCCTCAACGTCTTCTTCCAGAGAGACGGGACGGgcactgctgccgccgccggaaCCCGGCCGCCCGATGAGGACGGTGAGAAGCTACAGCGCCACCTGGACGCTTTCCGTAGCCACGGCCTCCTGCCGTCCTCCGCCATTCCCTGGCTGCTGCGCCCTCTCGTCCAGACCCAGCGGGACGTGGACGCGGTCCTGGAGCTCCTGGACAAGATGGGCGTCTGCTATTGCGTCAACAAAGCCCGCGGCGGCAAGCCCCCCAAAGGCACCACCGAGCTGTGGTACAAATTCCCCGGGTACGTCCACCGAGGCGACGGGAGCCCCGAGAGCCCACCCCGAGGCGCCTTTGGGACGGAACCCGGCGGCGGGAGCCCCGAGAGCCCAACCCGAGGCGCCTTTGAGACGGAAGCCGGCGGCGGGAGCCCCGAGAGCCCCCCCCCAGGCGCCTTTGAGACGGAAGCCGGCGGCGGGAGCACCGAGAGCCCACCCCGAGGCGCCTTTGAGACAAAACTCGGCGGCGGGAGCTCGGAACCCGACGGGGGCCAGGCGCCGCCCGGCCCCCCTTTCGCCGCTGAGCGGCTGCAGATCCGCTACAGCTTCCCCTTCCTGCTCCCGCCCGGGATCTTCGCCCGCTTGGCCGCACGCATCGACCGACACGTGGTCCGCAGGTGGGACGGCCGGCGCTGCGTCCTGGCGTACCGCGGAAAAGTCCCGGTGGTCATCAGCCACCGGCCGGCGCCACCGCAGGCCCACACCCTGTCCATCAGCAGCCGCGCTGCGCTGCCCAACATGTGGACTGCGTGGCAGGCTGTCACGCCGCTGCTGCGCGAGCTGGATGCCCTGCTGGAGGACTGGCCCGGTCTGCACTACCACAAGCACATCCTGTGCGCCAAGTGCCTGCGAAGAGGCTCGGCCAGCCCGCACGCCTTCCCCG GAGAGCTTCTGTCCCAGCGGCGTCCCGAAGGCGTTAGCGAGCTGACGTGTCCCAAGAATTCTTCTGAGCGAGTTAACGTGGCTTTGGTCTACCCGCCCGCACCCACAGACATTGGGCCCGAGTGA